Genomic segment of Amphibacillus xylanus NBRC 15112:
ACGACACAAGAACGAGTGTTCGAAGATTTAAAAAATGAACACCCTTTATTAACTGCTATCGGTCTTAAAGATTTAGGAGCAGTCACACGCTATATTTATTCTGATCCAACAAAAGCTTATGCATGGGGTAACTTGTTTGGTGAAATTAAAGGGCAAGTGTCTACTGCTTTTAGAGAAGAACAAATTGGTCAACTCAAGTTAACAGCATTTGCAGTAATCCCTAAAGATATGCTTGACTTAGGGCCTGAATGGGTAGAACGCTATGTACGTGAGTTATTAGTTGAGTCTTACTCTGTGGGTTTAGAGTACGGTCTTGTCAATGGTCGTGGACCTGCACAAAGCGAACCTGTTGGACTAACGAAAAACGTTGATGCTGATACTGGTGCAGTTACTGATAAAACATCAGAGGGAACACTTACGTTCGCACCTTCTCAGTTTGGAGAAGTTGTAGCAGGCGAATTACATGACGTAATTAAAGCTTTATCCACTGATGAAAAAGGTAAGGCACGTAAGGTATTAGGAAAGGTTGCAATGGTTGTTAATCCGGTAGATGCAATTAGCGTACAAGCACGTAACACTATCCAAACAGCTAACGGACAATGGGTCACAGCTTTACCGTATAACATCCAAGTTATTGAGTCCGAGGAAATCCCGGAGAAAAAAGCATTGTTTTTTGTTAAGGGAGAGTATTTAGCGGCAATTGCAGGCGGGTACAAGTTAAATAAGTTTGACCAAACCTTAGCAATGGAAGATGCAATGCTTTATACAATCAAGCAGTTTGCTAACGGTAAACCTAAAGACAACAAGACAGCATTGTTATATGACTTAGACATTAAGTTTAATGCCGAAGAAACTATTCCGGAGGGATAATCATGGCTAAATACAAGGTGTTAAAAACCTTTAGAGACATCCACACAAAAGAAGTTTATAAGAAAGATAGTGTAATCGACATTACAGTTAAAAGAGCCGATGAGGTTGCAAAAAACCTTGATGGCTCTTTTTTAGATCGTATCGATAAAAAGGAGTGATTGCTATGATCACTCCTAAAATCGTTGATGAATTTAAAGAACGCATGCACTTGGGGGATTATGAGGACGACAACCTGAAACGCATATTAAAAACATCATACGAAGACTTAATTGAAATATGTGGCGATTACACACTAGAAGACGAAACATTCAAGGAGCTAGTCTTTGAACGCTCCCGTTATGTTTATAATGACGCTTTAGAATACTTTGAAGAAAATTTTTTAACACGGATTAACACATTATCCATGCGAAAAGTCCTTAGCGAGACGGAATACGAAGGACTAACAGGTGAAGATATTGAAAGATTAGATAAAGAGGACTTGATTATTTATGGATCAGAATAAGTACAATCCTAATTTTCATCGTGGTCTATTTCGTCACCGCATCCAAATAGTAGAAATGGTCGATACGGAAGATGAAATAGGCAATCAAATTGAGGAAGAAAGAGAAGTAACCAAAGCATGGGCAATGATTAAGACGTTAAAAGGTCACGAGTATTTAAAGGCGGCGGCGGTAAGGGCTGAGAGGGTGTATCGTTTTATCATACATTACACACCAGGCATTACTAACAAGATGGTTGTAAAATATGACAATCGCACGTTTGACATTATTGAACCACCAACCAATGATGATGAGATGGATCGTACACTTACCATCATTGCAAAAGAAAGGTTGTGATGTGTTGGTTAAAGTAAGTATAGATAATTTAGCAGACGAAATAACTAATGCATTAAAAGAATACACAACCGAAGTTGAAGAAGGCCTTGAAAAAGCCAAGGAAGACAATGCGAAAGAAGCGGTAAAAATATTAAAAACCACGAGTCCAGTAGGTAAACGCACAAGAAGGAAATATAAAGATGGTTGGCGCGCTAAAAAGGTAGGAAGTGCATGGGTTGTGCATAACGCTACCAACTATCAATTAACTCATTTACTAGAAAAGGGTCATGCGAAGGTAGGACCAAAAGGCGGTCGTGTACCAGGCAAACCGCATATTTACCCTGCAGAACAAAAGGCTATTGTCGGTTATGAAAAACAGCTAGAAAAAATCATTAGGGGTGGGTGATAAAAGAATGACATTAGTGGAGTTAAAAAGATTGCTAGATGCCACTGGTTATCCTGTGGCTTATTCGCATTTCAATAAGCTTGTCGAACCGCCTTTTATCACCTATCTAGTAGACAACAACCCTAATTTTATCGCTGACAACAGGGTGTATCACAAAATAAAAGATATTGACATTGAGTTGTACACAACAAAAAAAGATGAAGCAGTAGAGCAAGTTTTAGAAGATCTATTAGATCAAAACGATATACCTTACGAACCGTATGAGATGTATATCGAATCAGAAAAATTATTTCAAAAAATATATGAAGTGAGGTTATATTAATGACTAACAAAGTACAATTTGGATTAAAAAATGTGCATTATGCACCTTATAAAGTCGTTGATGGAGAAGTAACGTATGAAAAGCCTATCGCTATCCCAGGGGCGGTATCATTAACACTTACACCACGAGGAGAATTATCGGAGTTTTATGCCGATAATATGGTTTATTACTCGGCCGCGCAAAATGATGGTTATGACGGTACTTTATCTATTGCTTTAATCCCAGAGCAGTTTGCTATTGATGCGCTAGGGGAAGAAAAGGATGAAGATGACGGAGTTTTAACTGAAAAGGCAAACGCACGACAAAAGGAATTTGCATTAATGTTTGAATTTGAGGGCGACGTAAAGGCAGTACGTCATGTGCTTTATAAATGCTCTGCAAACCGTCCGACTATTACCGGTGAGACAACAACGAATACAAGAGAACCACAACCAAACGAGTTGACGTTTATCTCAACTGCACGTGAAGGTGATATGGCAGTTAAAACGAAAACTACAGCTGAAACGTCAGAAGAAGTTTATAATAACTGGTACAATGCAGTCTATGAAAAGAAAACTTTGCCGGAGGGATAATAAGTGGAAGCAACAATTAATCTTGGCGATGAAAAAGTCAGGCTAAAGGCAAATGCCATCACAGCTATACATTATAAAAATCAATTTAAATCAGATATTTTAAAAGACACGCTAAGCGCATTGGGTGGAATCGAATCAATCGTTAAACTCCAATCACTTGAGGGGGCAGAAGATTACGAAAAGCTACAAGTGTTGTTGGATGACATTGACACCGTGCTGATCTATCAATTTGTCTGGGCATGGGCTAAAACGTTTGATAGAAATACAAAACCGTTTTTCGAGTGGATTGCTAATGTAGACATGCCTCCGGTGACAGAACTGTTGCTAGAAGATGGATTTGTTGATTTGTTAGTAGGTAATGTATATAGAAAAAAGTAAGTGAGACTACCGTTGTTAGCACACAAAATAAGGATGAAGTGCTTTCAACGGAGTCTTTTTTTATGACTTGTAAAATGGTGGGTCTCACGCTTGATGATTTAGAAATGATGACAATTGGCGAATGTTTAGACTATGTTGAAAATTATGTGAATATAAAACACGGCAAGCAAGAAGATCGTGTTAGGAAGGCAACCCAAGATGATTTTGATTCTTTTTAAGGTAGTGGTGAAATGAAGAAAATTCCTATCCGTTGCAGTAAGTGTAATAAATTATTATTTTTTATCAGTGGAAGATTAAAAGGCAAAATAGAAATCAAGTGTGATAGGTGCAAAAATATAGAAGTAGTTGAAAAGTAGAGAGTCCTAGAACTCCAATTTTAAACAAGTTGGAGGTGAGGGATTGTCTAAACGAATCAAAGGTATCACGATTGAGATAGATGGTGATACGAGAGGTCTAGATAAAGCTTTAAAAGACGTAAATAAAGAATCACGGGACATTCAGCGTGAATTGAGGGATGTTGACCGGTTATTAAAGTTTAACCCTAAAAATACAGAATTAATCGCACAAAAACAGAAATTATTAGGCGATCAAATAGAGACCACCAAGAAGAAGCTCGAACAGTTAAAAGGATCTCAGGAGCAAGTAATTAAAGCTTTCGAAGCTGGGGAAATTTCAGAGGAACAGTATCGAGCGTTTCAGCGCGAAATAGCAGAAACAGAATCTAAACTTAAGCATTATGAAAACCAACTAAAACAAGTAGATAAGACACAGCGCTCTTTTGGCGAAAAGATGGCTGACTCTGGTAAAAAAGTAAAAGAGTTTGGCGACAAAATGACATCTCTGGGCAAGGAAATGTCAATGAAAGTAACCGCGCCTTTAACTGCCGTCGCAGGCATTGCATCTAAAATTGGTATGGATTTTAAAGCGGGTTTATCAGAGGTACAGGCTTTAAGTGGTGCAACTGGTGATGAGTTAGCTAAATTAGAAGATCGCGCTCGAGAGTTAGGGGCATCTACAAAATTTAGTGCTAAAGAAGTTACTGACGGATTCAAGTACATGGCACTTGCGGGGTGGGATGTTAAACAGTCGCTAGATGGCATTGACGGAGTTTTAGATTTAGCGGCCGCATCGGGCGAGGATTTAGGACGAGTATCAGACATCTTAACAGATAGCATTTCTGCATTTGGTGATGAAGCAAAAGATGCGAGTAGATATGCTGACGTTTTAGCCGCGGCATCATCAAACGCAAACACGGACGTTAGCGGATTGGGTGAAGCATTTAAAATGGTTGCTCCAATTGCGGGAGCATTAAATTACAGCTTAGAAGATACAGCGTTGGCTTTAGGTCTAATGGCAAACGCGGGGATTAAAGGAACGCAAGCTGGTACAACATTGCGCAGTGCCTTGACTAACTTAACGAGTCCAACAGCAGGTATGCGTAAAGAAATGAAAAAGTTAGGCATCAACATAAAAGATTCAGAAGGAAATATGAAACCTTTAGATGAGTTGCTTGGTCATTTAAGGGAGAAATTTAGTGGATTGTCAGAAGATCAACAAGCTTCATCTGCTTCGGCTATTTTTGGCAAGCAGGCAATGGCTGGAATGCTAGCAGTTATTAATGCTGGTGAAGGTGACTTCAAAAAGTTGTCAAAAGCTATTGCGAATAGCGATGGTGTTGCCAAACAAATGGCATCAACTATGCAAAATAACCTACAAGGTAAGCTGACTAACCTTAAATCAGCTTTAGAAGAATTGGCTATTAAATTGTTTGATGCGTTAGAGCCAGCCTTGACTAAAATTGTAGACGCTATCCAGAAACTTGTAGATTGGATGAATGGTCTAAGTAAGAACACACAAATAATTGTTGTTTCTATTGGCGCTCTAGTTGCGGCAATTGGACCTTTGTTATTGATATTAGGTCCGTTGATATCGATGGTTGGCAGTATGATGGTCGCTTTACCTGCATTAGTTCCAATTATTGCGGGATTAGCGGGCCCGATT
This window contains:
- a CDS encoding major tail protein; protein product: MTNKVQFGLKNVHYAPYKVVDGEVTYEKPIAIPGAVSLTLTPRGELSEFYADNMVYYSAAQNDGYDGTLSIALIPEQFAIDALGEEKDEDDGVLTEKANARQKEFALMFEFEGDVKAVRHVLYKCSANRPTITGETTTNTREPQPNELTFISTAREGDMAVKTKTTAETSEEVYNNWYNAVYEKKTLPEG
- a CDS encoding phage major capsid protein yields the protein MAIKFKGTEMETFNEKKNAYMELMKAEDSKPEQLENAFNDMFNALQSDLTDKITQEARNEVQDAQILSARGQNVLTSEERKFFNEAIEFGGFDEDSTLPVTTQERVFEDLKNEHPLLTAIGLKDLGAVTRYIYSDPTKAYAWGNLFGEIKGQVSTAFREEQIGQLKLTAFAVIPKDMLDLGPEWVERYVRELLVESYSVGLEYGLVNGRGPAQSEPVGLTKNVDADTGAVTDKTSEGTLTFAPSQFGEVVAGELHDVIKALSTDEKGKARKVLGKVAMVVNPVDAISVQARNTIQTANGQWVTALPYNIQVIESEEIPEKKALFFVKGEYLAAIAGGYKLNKFDQTLAMEDAMLYTIKQFANGKPKDNKTALLYDLDIKFNAEETIPEG
- a CDS encoding phage head closure protein, whose product is MDQNKYNPNFHRGLFRHRIQIVEMVDTEDEIGNQIEEEREVTKAWAMIKTLKGHEYLKAAAVRAERVYRFIIHYTPGITNKMVVKYDNRTFDIIEPPTNDDEMDRTLTIIAKERL
- a CDS encoding HK97 gp10 family phage protein, with protein sequence MRWIVHLPSLQKKGCDVLVKVSIDNLADEITNALKEYTTEVEEGLEKAKEDNAKEAVKILKTTSPVGKRTRRKYKDGWRAKKVGSAWVVHNATNYQLTHLLEKGHAKVGPKGGRVPGKPHIYPAEQKAIVGYEKQLEKIIRGG